One window of Entelurus aequoreus isolate RoL-2023_Sb linkage group LG06, RoL_Eaeq_v1.1, whole genome shotgun sequence genomic DNA carries:
- the tyro3 gene encoding tyrosine-protein kinase receptor TYRO3 isoform X1, protein MLFDLISCDVMVICEHAHWSKSSVRRSGVTFTKHPANQTASQGHGVRVGCAVEGVEEPEVVWMKDGQQLLGSDQMFISLGDQHWETFHRCVAASHVTIFHSLKAVQQQDAGQYWCEVDFHGTTFSSQRAWITVEGVPHFIVEPQDVSTLPHTPFNLSCGAVGPPEPVEVLWWLGGVCQAEARPSPSVLVVPGVNNTLKFYCEAKNARGISVSRTGTVFIKVLPSAPVGLTVDLTPAKEVMLSWQPGFTGHSQLCTCVIQLLWRAPRRRDFLDEEVVVAPQRHEEVVVAPQRHEEVVVPPHQHVLSGLRHHANYSVRVSCVNELGASPFSSWTHFLTPESVPTTAPRNLTFDLSEKQLTLRWAGLEEAELQGELLAYKVQWTVGGERQEPLLFKDTWAHLSGGGRFLNASVQVSACTLIGCGPWSPLVVVLPSAGVGVQRNHLWVGVLFGLLALSVLALLFSVFARRRGKETHFGRVFQPDRTDASVSFTAARSFNRNAGNMQSTLDTLGISQDLKNKLKDVLIPERQLVLGHMLGKGEFGSVREALLKADHSPAQKVAVKVLKSDITSSGDIEQCLKEAAHMKDFHHGNVIQLIGVSLQPRPGQRLPIPMVVLPFMKHGDLHTFLLLSRLGDQPFDLSLQVLVQFMVDVCRGMDYLSRRNIIHRDLAARNCMLDEKMVVCVADFGLSKKIYTGDYYRQGSLSKLPVKWIALESLADNVYTTQSDVWAFGVTMWEIMTRGQTPYPGVDNSEIYEYLIRGDRLKKPAECRQDIYDIMHSCWSPVPKCRPTFQRLAVLLETLRLGLSPSEPPEDFFHYVNMEAEQREGGGAQDPQEENRCSVPWRRGVKEGEREEDWMMVGSGAALAIAGGDYRYMQDPCRGGAGLEEDDDVVIHV, encoded by the exons ATGCTCTTTGACCTGATTTCATGTGACGTCATGGTCATCTGTGAGCATGCGCACTGGAGTAAGTCAAGTGTGCGTCGGTCAGGTGTGACGTTCACCAAGCATCCCGCCAACCAGACGGCGTCGCAAGGCCACGGCGTGCGTGTGGGCTGCGCCGTGGAAGGTGTGGAGGAACCGGAAGTGGTGTGGATGAAGGACGGCCAGCAGCTGCTGGGCAGCGACCAGATGTTCATCTCGCTGGGAGACCAGCACTGGGAGACCTTCCACAGGTGTGTAGCAGCAAGTCATGTGACCATCTTCCACAG CCTGAAGGCGGTCCAGCAGCAGGACGCGGGTCAGTACTGGTGTGAGGTGGACTTCCACGGCACCACCTTCTCCTCCCAGCGGGCCTGGATCACAGTGGAAG GCGTCCCACACTTCATCGTGGAGCCACAGGACGTGTCCACACTTCCCCATACGCCCTTCAACCTCAGCTGCGGCGCTGTGGGCCCGCCTGAGCCTGTGGAGGTTCTGTGGTGGCTGGGAGGGGTTTGCCAGGCCGAGGCCAGACCGTCCCCGTCCGTCCTGGTGGTCCCAG GTGTCAACAACACCCTCAAGTTCTACTGCGAGGCCAAGAACGCACGCGGGATCTCCGTGTCCAGAACCGGGACCGTCTTCATCAAAG TGTTGCCCTCAGCTCCTGTTGGACTCACAGTGGACCTGACCCCGGCCAAAGAGGTCATGTTGTCATGGCAACCAGGATTCACTGGTCATTCCCAGCTGTGCACCTGCGTCATACAg CTGCTATGGCGTGCTCCCAGGAGGCGGGACTTTCTGGACGAGGAGGTTGTGGTTGCTCCTCAGCGACACGAGGAGGTTGTGGTTGCTCCTCAGCGACACGAGGAGGTTGTGGTTCCTCCTCACCAACATGTCCTCTCTGGACTCCGCCATCACGCCAACTACAGCGTGAGAGTTTCCTGTGTTAACGAGTTGGGGGCGTCGCCCTTCTCTTCCTGGACGCACTTCCTCACACCTGAGTCAG TGCCCACCACAGCACCCAGGAACCTGACCTTTGACCTCTCTGAGAAGCAGCTGACcctgaggtgggcggggctggaGGAGGCGGAGCTTCAGGGTGAGCTGCTGGCCTACAAGGTGCAATGGACGGTGGGAGGAGAGCGACAG GAGCCTCTGCTGTTTAAGGACACTTGGGCTCACCTGTCGGGTGGCGGGCGTTTCCTTAACGCCTCGGTCCAGGTGTCAGCCTGCACGCTGATCGGATGTGGACCCTGGAGCCCCTTGGTGGTGGTGCTTCCTTCTGCAG GTGTCGGCGTGCAGCGGAACCACCTTTGGGTAGGCGTGCTTTTCGGACTGCTGGCGCTGAGCGTACTGGCGCTGCTCTTCTCCGTGTTTGCTCGGCGGCGAGGGAAGGAGACACACTTTGG GCGGGTTTTCCAGCCAGACAGAACCGACGCTTCCGTGTCCTTCACGGCCGCTCGCTCCTTCAACAGGAACGCTGGCAACATGCAGTCCACAT TGGACACTCTGGGCATCAGCCAGGACCTGAAGAACAAACTGAAGGATGTTCTGATCCCAGAGAGGCAGCTGGTACTCGGTCACATGCTGGGAAAAG GTGAGTTCGGCTCCGTGCGTGAAGCCTTGCTGAAGGCGGACCACTCACCGGCCCAGAAGGTGGCGGTCAAAGTTctgaaat CCGACATCACCTCATCAGGTGACATCGAGCAGTGTCTGAAGGAGGCGGCCCACATGAAGGACTTCCACCACGGCAACGTTATCCAGCTCATTG GAGTCAGCCTGCAGCCACGTCCTGGTCAACGTTTGCCCATCCCCATGGTGGTCCTACCCTTCATGAAGCATGGAGACCTGCACACCTTCCTGCTCCTGTCCAGGCTGGGAGATCAGCCATTT GACTTGTCCCTCCAAGTCCTGGTCCAGTTCATGGTGGACGTGTGTCGGGGGATGGACTACCTGAGCAGGAGGAACATCATCCACAGAGACCTGGCCGCTCGCAACTGCAT gctgGATGAGAAGATGGTGGTGTGTGTGGCAGACTTTGGTCTGTCCAAGAAGATCTACACAGGAGATTACTACAGACAAGGATCACTTTCTAAACTTCCAGTCAAATGGATCGCTTTGGAGAGTCTGGCTGACAACGTCTACACAACACAGAGTGatgtg tgggCATTTGGTGTGACCATGTGGGAAATTATGACCCGGGGTCAGACTCCATATCCAGGCGTAGACAACTCTGAGATCTACGAGTATTTGATCCGAGGAGATCGTCTGAAGAAACCTGCTGAATGTAGACAAGACAT CTATGACATCAtgcacagctgctggagtccagTCCCCAAGTGCCGGCCCACTTTCCAGCGCCTGGCGGTCCTGCTGGAGACACTGCGACTGGGCCTGTCTCCTTCTGAGCCTCCAGAGGACTTCTTCCATTATGTCAACATGGAGGCGGAGCAAAGAGAGGGAGGTGGGGCCCAGGACCCGCAGGAGGAGAACAGGTGCAGCGTTCCTTGGCGGCGTGGCGTGAAGGAGGGCGAGCGGGAGGAGGACTGGATGATGGTGGGGTCTGGCGCTGCGCTGGCCATCGCAGGAGGAGACTATAGGTACATGCAGGACCCCTGTAGGGGCGGGGCTGGACTGGAGGAGGACGACGACGTGGTTATTCACGTGTAA
- the tyro3 gene encoding tyrosine-protein kinase receptor TYRO3 isoform X2: MLFDLISCDVMVICEHAHWSKSSVRRSGVTFTKHPANQTASQGHGVRVGCAVEGVEEPEVVWMKDGQQLLGSDQMFISLGDQHWETFHRCVAASHVTIFHSLKAVQQQDAGQYWCEVDFHGTTFSSQRAWITVEGVPHFIVEPQDVSTLPHTPFNLSCGAVGPPEPVEVLWWLGGVCQAEARPSPSVLVVPGVNNTLKFYCEAKNARGISVSRTGTVFIKVLPSAPVGLTVDLTPAKEVMLSWQPGFTGHSQLCTCVIQLLWRAPRRRDFLDEEVVVAPQRHEEVVVAPQRHEEVVVPPHQHVLSGLRHHANYSVRVSCVNELGASPFSSWTHFLTPESVPTTAPRNLTFDLSEKQLTLRWAGLEEAELQGELLAYKVQWTVGGERQEPLLFKDTWAHLSGGGRFLNASVQVSACTLIGCGPWSPLVVVLPSAGVGVQRNHLWVGVLFGLLALSVLALLFSVFARRRGKETHFGRVFQPDRTDASVSFTAARSFNRNAGNMQSTLDTLGISQDLKNKLKDVLIPERQLVLGHMLGKGEFGSVREALLKADHSPAQKVAVKVLKSDITSSGDIEQCLKEAAHMKDFHHGNVIQLIGVSLQPRPGQRLPIPMVVLPFMKHGDLHTFLLLSRLGDQPFDLSLQVLVQFMVDVCRGMDYLSRRNIIHRDLAARNCMLDEKMVVCVADFGLSKKIYTGDYYRQGSLSKLPVKWIALESLADNVYTTQSDVWAFGVTMWEIMTRGQTPYPGVDNSEIYEYLIRGDRLKKPAECRQDICWSPVPKCRPTFQRLAVLLETLRLGLSPSEPPEDFFHYVNMEAEQREGGGAQDPQEENRCSVPWRRGVKEGEREEDWMMVGSGAALAIAGGDYRYMQDPCRGGAGLEEDDDVVIHV; this comes from the exons ATGCTCTTTGACCTGATTTCATGTGACGTCATGGTCATCTGTGAGCATGCGCACTGGAGTAAGTCAAGTGTGCGTCGGTCAGGTGTGACGTTCACCAAGCATCCCGCCAACCAGACGGCGTCGCAAGGCCACGGCGTGCGTGTGGGCTGCGCCGTGGAAGGTGTGGAGGAACCGGAAGTGGTGTGGATGAAGGACGGCCAGCAGCTGCTGGGCAGCGACCAGATGTTCATCTCGCTGGGAGACCAGCACTGGGAGACCTTCCACAGGTGTGTAGCAGCAAGTCATGTGACCATCTTCCACAG CCTGAAGGCGGTCCAGCAGCAGGACGCGGGTCAGTACTGGTGTGAGGTGGACTTCCACGGCACCACCTTCTCCTCCCAGCGGGCCTGGATCACAGTGGAAG GCGTCCCACACTTCATCGTGGAGCCACAGGACGTGTCCACACTTCCCCATACGCCCTTCAACCTCAGCTGCGGCGCTGTGGGCCCGCCTGAGCCTGTGGAGGTTCTGTGGTGGCTGGGAGGGGTTTGCCAGGCCGAGGCCAGACCGTCCCCGTCCGTCCTGGTGGTCCCAG GTGTCAACAACACCCTCAAGTTCTACTGCGAGGCCAAGAACGCACGCGGGATCTCCGTGTCCAGAACCGGGACCGTCTTCATCAAAG TGTTGCCCTCAGCTCCTGTTGGACTCACAGTGGACCTGACCCCGGCCAAAGAGGTCATGTTGTCATGGCAACCAGGATTCACTGGTCATTCCCAGCTGTGCACCTGCGTCATACAg CTGCTATGGCGTGCTCCCAGGAGGCGGGACTTTCTGGACGAGGAGGTTGTGGTTGCTCCTCAGCGACACGAGGAGGTTGTGGTTGCTCCTCAGCGACACGAGGAGGTTGTGGTTCCTCCTCACCAACATGTCCTCTCTGGACTCCGCCATCACGCCAACTACAGCGTGAGAGTTTCCTGTGTTAACGAGTTGGGGGCGTCGCCCTTCTCTTCCTGGACGCACTTCCTCACACCTGAGTCAG TGCCCACCACAGCACCCAGGAACCTGACCTTTGACCTCTCTGAGAAGCAGCTGACcctgaggtgggcggggctggaGGAGGCGGAGCTTCAGGGTGAGCTGCTGGCCTACAAGGTGCAATGGACGGTGGGAGGAGAGCGACAG GAGCCTCTGCTGTTTAAGGACACTTGGGCTCACCTGTCGGGTGGCGGGCGTTTCCTTAACGCCTCGGTCCAGGTGTCAGCCTGCACGCTGATCGGATGTGGACCCTGGAGCCCCTTGGTGGTGGTGCTTCCTTCTGCAG GTGTCGGCGTGCAGCGGAACCACCTTTGGGTAGGCGTGCTTTTCGGACTGCTGGCGCTGAGCGTACTGGCGCTGCTCTTCTCCGTGTTTGCTCGGCGGCGAGGGAAGGAGACACACTTTGG GCGGGTTTTCCAGCCAGACAGAACCGACGCTTCCGTGTCCTTCACGGCCGCTCGCTCCTTCAACAGGAACGCTGGCAACATGCAGTCCACAT TGGACACTCTGGGCATCAGCCAGGACCTGAAGAACAAACTGAAGGATGTTCTGATCCCAGAGAGGCAGCTGGTACTCGGTCACATGCTGGGAAAAG GTGAGTTCGGCTCCGTGCGTGAAGCCTTGCTGAAGGCGGACCACTCACCGGCCCAGAAGGTGGCGGTCAAAGTTctgaaat CCGACATCACCTCATCAGGTGACATCGAGCAGTGTCTGAAGGAGGCGGCCCACATGAAGGACTTCCACCACGGCAACGTTATCCAGCTCATTG GAGTCAGCCTGCAGCCACGTCCTGGTCAACGTTTGCCCATCCCCATGGTGGTCCTACCCTTCATGAAGCATGGAGACCTGCACACCTTCCTGCTCCTGTCCAGGCTGGGAGATCAGCCATTT GACTTGTCCCTCCAAGTCCTGGTCCAGTTCATGGTGGACGTGTGTCGGGGGATGGACTACCTGAGCAGGAGGAACATCATCCACAGAGACCTGGCCGCTCGCAACTGCAT gctgGATGAGAAGATGGTGGTGTGTGTGGCAGACTTTGGTCTGTCCAAGAAGATCTACACAGGAGATTACTACAGACAAGGATCACTTTCTAAACTTCCAGTCAAATGGATCGCTTTGGAGAGTCTGGCTGACAACGTCTACACAACACAGAGTGatgtg tgggCATTTGGTGTGACCATGTGGGAAATTATGACCCGGGGTCAGACTCCATATCCAGGCGTAGACAACTCTGAGATCTACGAGTATTTGATCCGAGGAGATCGTCTGAAGAAACCTGCTGAATGTAGACAAGACAT ctgctggagtccagTCCCCAAGTGCCGGCCCACTTTCCAGCGCCTGGCGGTCCTGCTGGAGACACTGCGACTGGGCCTGTCTCCTTCTGAGCCTCCAGAGGACTTCTTCCATTATGTCAACATGGAGGCGGAGCAAAGAGAGGGAGGTGGGGCCCAGGACCCGCAGGAGGAGAACAGGTGCAGCGTTCCTTGGCGGCGTGGCGTGAAGGAGGGCGAGCGGGAGGAGGACTGGATGATGGTGGGGTCTGGCGCTGCGCTGGCCATCGCAGGAGGAGACTATAGGTACATGCAGGACCCCTGTAGGGGCGGGGCTGGACTGGAGGAGGACGACGACGTGGTTATTCACGTGTAA
- the tyro3 gene encoding tyrosine-protein kinase receptor TYRO3 isoform X3, with product MLFDLISCDVMVICEHAHWSKSSVRRSGVTFTKHPANQTASQGHGVRVGCAVEGVEEPEVVWMKDGQQLLGSDQMFISLGDQHWETFHSLKAVQQQDAGQYWCEVDFHGTTFSSQRAWITVEGVPHFIVEPQDVSTLPHTPFNLSCGAVGPPEPVEVLWWLGGVCQAEARPSPSVLVVPGVNNTLKFYCEAKNARGISVSRTGTVFIKVLPSAPVGLTVDLTPAKEVMLSWQPGFTGHSQLCTCVIQLLWRAPRRRDFLDEEVVVAPQRHEEVVVAPQRHEEVVVPPHQHVLSGLRHHANYSVRVSCVNELGASPFSSWTHFLTPESVPTTAPRNLTFDLSEKQLTLRWAGLEEAELQGELLAYKVQWTVGGERQEPLLFKDTWAHLSGGGRFLNASVQVSACTLIGCGPWSPLVVVLPSAGVGVQRNHLWVGVLFGLLALSVLALLFSVFARRRGKETHFGRVFQPDRTDASVSFTAARSFNRNAGNMQSTLDTLGISQDLKNKLKDVLIPERQLVLGHMLGKGEFGSVREALLKADHSPAQKVAVKVLKSDITSSGDIEQCLKEAAHMKDFHHGNVIQLIGVSLQPRPGQRLPIPMVVLPFMKHGDLHTFLLLSRLGDQPFDLSLQVLVQFMVDVCRGMDYLSRRNIIHRDLAARNCMLDEKMVVCVADFGLSKKIYTGDYYRQGSLSKLPVKWIALESLADNVYTTQSDVWAFGVTMWEIMTRGQTPYPGVDNSEIYEYLIRGDRLKKPAECRQDIYDIMHSCWSPVPKCRPTFQRLAVLLETLRLGLSPSEPPEDFFHYVNMEAEQREGGGAQDPQEENRCSVPWRRGVKEGEREEDWMMVGSGAALAIAGGDYRYMQDPCRGGAGLEEDDDVVIHV from the exons ATGCTCTTTGACCTGATTTCATGTGACGTCATGGTCATCTGTGAGCATGCGCACTGGAGTAAGTCAAGTGTGCGTCGGTCAGGTGTGACGTTCACCAAGCATCCCGCCAACCAGACGGCGTCGCAAGGCCACGGCGTGCGTGTGGGCTGCGCCGTGGAAGGTGTGGAGGAACCGGAAGTGGTGTGGATGAAGGACGGCCAGCAGCTGCTGGGCAGCGACCAGATGTTCATCTCGCTGGGAGACCAGCACTGGGAGACCTTCCACAG CCTGAAGGCGGTCCAGCAGCAGGACGCGGGTCAGTACTGGTGTGAGGTGGACTTCCACGGCACCACCTTCTCCTCCCAGCGGGCCTGGATCACAGTGGAAG GCGTCCCACACTTCATCGTGGAGCCACAGGACGTGTCCACACTTCCCCATACGCCCTTCAACCTCAGCTGCGGCGCTGTGGGCCCGCCTGAGCCTGTGGAGGTTCTGTGGTGGCTGGGAGGGGTTTGCCAGGCCGAGGCCAGACCGTCCCCGTCCGTCCTGGTGGTCCCAG GTGTCAACAACACCCTCAAGTTCTACTGCGAGGCCAAGAACGCACGCGGGATCTCCGTGTCCAGAACCGGGACCGTCTTCATCAAAG TGTTGCCCTCAGCTCCTGTTGGACTCACAGTGGACCTGACCCCGGCCAAAGAGGTCATGTTGTCATGGCAACCAGGATTCACTGGTCATTCCCAGCTGTGCACCTGCGTCATACAg CTGCTATGGCGTGCTCCCAGGAGGCGGGACTTTCTGGACGAGGAGGTTGTGGTTGCTCCTCAGCGACACGAGGAGGTTGTGGTTGCTCCTCAGCGACACGAGGAGGTTGTGGTTCCTCCTCACCAACATGTCCTCTCTGGACTCCGCCATCACGCCAACTACAGCGTGAGAGTTTCCTGTGTTAACGAGTTGGGGGCGTCGCCCTTCTCTTCCTGGACGCACTTCCTCACACCTGAGTCAG TGCCCACCACAGCACCCAGGAACCTGACCTTTGACCTCTCTGAGAAGCAGCTGACcctgaggtgggcggggctggaGGAGGCGGAGCTTCAGGGTGAGCTGCTGGCCTACAAGGTGCAATGGACGGTGGGAGGAGAGCGACAG GAGCCTCTGCTGTTTAAGGACACTTGGGCTCACCTGTCGGGTGGCGGGCGTTTCCTTAACGCCTCGGTCCAGGTGTCAGCCTGCACGCTGATCGGATGTGGACCCTGGAGCCCCTTGGTGGTGGTGCTTCCTTCTGCAG GTGTCGGCGTGCAGCGGAACCACCTTTGGGTAGGCGTGCTTTTCGGACTGCTGGCGCTGAGCGTACTGGCGCTGCTCTTCTCCGTGTTTGCTCGGCGGCGAGGGAAGGAGACACACTTTGG GCGGGTTTTCCAGCCAGACAGAACCGACGCTTCCGTGTCCTTCACGGCCGCTCGCTCCTTCAACAGGAACGCTGGCAACATGCAGTCCACAT TGGACACTCTGGGCATCAGCCAGGACCTGAAGAACAAACTGAAGGATGTTCTGATCCCAGAGAGGCAGCTGGTACTCGGTCACATGCTGGGAAAAG GTGAGTTCGGCTCCGTGCGTGAAGCCTTGCTGAAGGCGGACCACTCACCGGCCCAGAAGGTGGCGGTCAAAGTTctgaaat CCGACATCACCTCATCAGGTGACATCGAGCAGTGTCTGAAGGAGGCGGCCCACATGAAGGACTTCCACCACGGCAACGTTATCCAGCTCATTG GAGTCAGCCTGCAGCCACGTCCTGGTCAACGTTTGCCCATCCCCATGGTGGTCCTACCCTTCATGAAGCATGGAGACCTGCACACCTTCCTGCTCCTGTCCAGGCTGGGAGATCAGCCATTT GACTTGTCCCTCCAAGTCCTGGTCCAGTTCATGGTGGACGTGTGTCGGGGGATGGACTACCTGAGCAGGAGGAACATCATCCACAGAGACCTGGCCGCTCGCAACTGCAT gctgGATGAGAAGATGGTGGTGTGTGTGGCAGACTTTGGTCTGTCCAAGAAGATCTACACAGGAGATTACTACAGACAAGGATCACTTTCTAAACTTCCAGTCAAATGGATCGCTTTGGAGAGTCTGGCTGACAACGTCTACACAACACAGAGTGatgtg tgggCATTTGGTGTGACCATGTGGGAAATTATGACCCGGGGTCAGACTCCATATCCAGGCGTAGACAACTCTGAGATCTACGAGTATTTGATCCGAGGAGATCGTCTGAAGAAACCTGCTGAATGTAGACAAGACAT CTATGACATCAtgcacagctgctggagtccagTCCCCAAGTGCCGGCCCACTTTCCAGCGCCTGGCGGTCCTGCTGGAGACACTGCGACTGGGCCTGTCTCCTTCTGAGCCTCCAGAGGACTTCTTCCATTATGTCAACATGGAGGCGGAGCAAAGAGAGGGAGGTGGGGCCCAGGACCCGCAGGAGGAGAACAGGTGCAGCGTTCCTTGGCGGCGTGGCGTGAAGGAGGGCGAGCGGGAGGAGGACTGGATGATGGTGGGGTCTGGCGCTGCGCTGGCCATCGCAGGAGGAGACTATAGGTACATGCAGGACCCCTGTAGGGGCGGGGCTGGACTGGAGGAGGACGACGACGTGGTTATTCACGTGTAA